One stretch of Erythrolamprus reginae isolate rEryReg1 chromosome 7, rEryReg1.hap1, whole genome shotgun sequence DNA includes these proteins:
- the UGDH gene encoding LOW QUALITY PROTEIN: UDP-glucose 6-dehydrogenase (The sequence of the model RefSeq protein was modified relative to this genomic sequence to represent the inferred CDS: deleted 3 bases in 3 codons), which translates to MFEIKKICCIGAGYVGGPTCSVIAHMCPKIKVTVVDVNEARIGAWNSDILPIYEPGLKEVVESCRGKNLFFSTNIDDAIREADLVFISVNTPTKTYGMGKGRAADLKYIEACARRIVQNSNGYKIVTEKSTVPVRAAESIRRIFDANMKPNLNLQVLSNPEFLAEGTAVNDLKNPDRVLIGGDETPEGQKAVRALSAVYEQWVPREKILTTNTWSSELSKLAANAFLAQRISSINSISALCEATGADVEEVARAIGMDQRIGNKFLKASVGFGGSCFQKDVLNLVYLCEALNLSEVARYWQQVIDMNDYQRRRFASRIIDSLFNTVTDKKIAILGFAFKKDTGDTRESSSIYISKYLMDEGARLHIYDPKVLKEQIILDLSHPGVSEDDQVSRLVTISKDPYEACEEAHALVICTEWDMFKELDYERIHKKMLKPAFIFDGRRVLDDLHHQLQGIGFQIATIGKKVSAKRIPFASIR; encoded by the exons ATGTTTGAAATTAAGAAAATATGCTGCATCGGTGCTGGATATGTTGGTGGACCAACATGCAGCGTTATTGCTCACATGTGCCCCAAAATTAAAGTCACCGTGGTTGATGTTAACGAAGCTCGGATTGGGGCCTGGAATTCTGACATCCTTCCGATTTATGAG CCAGGACTTAAAGAGGTAGTAGAATCTTGCCGAGGGAAGAATCTTTTCTTCTCCACCAACATTGATGATGCTATCAGAGAAGCTGATCTCGTATTTATTTCA GTTAATACGCCAACGAAGACCTATGGTATGGGGAAAGGCCGGGCGGCGGACCTGAAGTATATCGAGGCTTGCGCAAGAAGGATCGTGCAAAACTCCAACGGTTATAAAATTGTGACTGAGAAAAGCACCGTTCCCGTGCGGGCCGCGGAGAGTATCCGCCGGATATTTGACGCCAACATGAAACCGAATTTAAACCTGCAG GTCTTGTCCAATCCGGAATTCTTAGCGGAAGGCACGGCCGTCAACGACCTCAAGAATCCGGACCGAGTCTTGATAGGGGGAGACGAGACCCCCGAGGGGCAGAAAGCCGTCCGTGCGCTGAGTGCTGTCTATGAGCAGTGGGTGCCCAGAGAGAAGATCCTGACGACAAATACGTGGTCTTCGGAGCTCTCCAAACTG GCAGCCAACGCTTTCCTTGCTCAGAGAATTTCCAGCATCAACTCCATCAGTGCCCTGTGTGAAGCCACGGGCGCTGATGTCGAAGAGGTGGCCAGAGCCATCGGAATGGACCAAAGAATTGGAAACAAGTTTTTGAAGGCCAGCGTCG GATTTGGTGGGAGCTGTTTCCAAAAAGATGTTCTGAATTTGGTTTATCTTTGTGAGGCTTTGAACCTATCTGAAGTGGCTCGCTATTGGCAACAG GTGATTGACATGAATGACTATCAACGAAGGAGATTTGCTTCCCGGATCATCGATAGTCTCTTCAACACCGTCACCGATAAGAAGATTGCTATTTTGGGATTCGCATTCAAAAAGGACACAGGAGATACCAG AGAATCGTCCAGTATCTACATCAGCAAATACTTAATGGACGAAGGTGCCAGGCTCCATATCTATGATCCCAAAGTACTGAAAGAGCAAATCATTCTGGATCTTTCTCACCCGGGTGTGTCCGAGGATGACCAAG TCTCGCGGCTGGTCACCATCAGTAAGGACCCGTACGAAGCCTGCGAGGAGGCCCACGCTCTCGTCATTTGCACG GAGTGGGACATGTTTAAG GAGCTGGATTATGAACGCATCCACAAGAAAATGCTGAAACCGGCC TTCATCTTCGATGGCCGGAGAGTCCTG GATGATCTTCATCATCAGCTTCAAGGAATCGGGTTCCAG ATTGCGACAATCGGGAAGAAAGTCTCAGCCAAAAGAATTCCTTTCGCCTCAATCCGGTGA